TATGAACATCCCCAGTATTATCATCTGCTGACTTACTGGCTCATACAGATATGGAAAAACTAAATGTGGATTACTCAGTTTCCCTATCAATGCTTCTAGCATACTTGTCTCCTATTTAAATACTACTTATTATTAATGCGACATACTATGGTGCATATGCATATGGTCCATATCACCAGGCTTATAATTTGGCATCATATAAGACATAACGATATCATTAAATAAGTTTCCATCAACATGTGAATAGTAAGTTACTGGATCGTCAATAGATTGCTTAACTAAATTCTTCCAGAAATAATCCCATGTTAACGACTTATGCTTACCATCTTTAACTTCTTTGACCCATTTGTCAAAACTATCTTGATCTGTTACTTTTGTATAAAATTGCATTTCAGCAAAACCTTTACCAGTGTAGTTAGCAGAAAAACCACGGTATTTACCTTCCTCAGTTGCAAGAATATGCAATTGAGTAGTCATACCAGTCATAGCGTAAATCTGGCTACCTAGTTCTGGAATAAAGAAAGAGTTCATAGGTGCAGCTGATGTAATCTTAAAATTCACAGGACGATCCTTTGGAATTTCAATATAATTAATTGTAGCTATATCATACTGAGGATATATAAACATCCATTTCCAATCTAAAGCCACAACCTCTATCTTTACAGGTTCTTTATCTGACTCTAAAGGCTTATATTGGCTAAGTGAATGTGTAGTTTTCCACGTAACAATTGCTAATATTAATATAATTATAAAAGGAACCCCCCAGCAGATAACTTCAAGAAGGTTATTATGACACCAGTTTGGACGATATTCAGCATTTGTTCCTTCACGGTATCTCCAAGCGAACCAGAGAGTTAAAATAATAACAGGCACAACCACGATAAGCATCAGAAGCACTGCAAATATAAGTAGTTTTTTCTCTTGCAGCGTGATTACCCCCATAGGGTTCCATATACCACCTTTACAACCCGATAAGGACAACACTCCTAATATGCTAAACAGTATGATTAAACATTTTTTCCAGTTCATAGCAAATATATTCCTTCGTCAAATTAAAATTATTAAGTTATTTAACTCACATTATATCAAGAGTACTTATTATATAATACATGTTAGAAAAAAAATACCCTCATACAGGTATTTATCAAGAGCCTAGATAACCTCCGGTAGAAATACACCATATGTCGATTTATGGTCCTGGAAAGATTTCTTAAGAACGTTAAATTATGGTGCACCGAGTGGGATTTGAACCCACACGTCTTTAAAGACACCACCCCCTCAAGATGGCGTGTCTACCAATTCCACCACCGGTGCAATAGATATTTTCTTAGTTAGTTACTTCACCTTTAGAAGCATTACTTGATGATGTGGATTTTTGACCAATTTCCTTTTGATATTGATCGTAATCATACTGACTACCAATAGATTGTTCTGTAGCTACTGAAGCTGTAACTGAACTTTTACCCAAGTATCCTAAAGTCAAACAACACACAAAAAAAATAGCTGTGAAAAACACAGTCATTTTAAATAAAAATGATGCCGCCCCCTTACTACCAAACACAGTATTTGACGCACCGCCCCCAAATGAGACTCCCATATTTGCACCTTTACCTTGTTGTAATAACACTAGTACAACAACAGCTAAAGCAGCGATAATATCTATAGTTAAAATTATTCCGTACATATCTTATTTGCTTGACTTATTATTTCGTTAAACTCAGAAGCTTTTAGAGACGCCCCACCTATAAGACCACCATCCACATCTAGTAAACTTAGAATATCTTTGGCATTCTCAGCTTTTAAGCTACCACCATACACTATTTTAATTTTTTTAGCAAGGTCTTGGTTAACTTTTGCCAGCAAAGATCTTATAAACTTATGTGTTTGCTGTATTTGCTCTAATGATGCTACAACACCTGTACCAATAGCCCAGACAGGCTCATAAGCTATAACTAGCTTCTCTAATTGTTTGACAGAAAAATTCTCTAAAATTAAACCTAGCTGAGTTTCTAGAACATCTTCTAAAATTCCAGCTTCCCTATCTGATAATGTTTCACCCATACAAACTACTGGCACCACATCTGTATCTATAACTTTCTGCAACTTTTTAAAGACATCTTCATCAGACTCACCAAACAATGCTCTTCTCTCAGAATGCCCAATCAAAACATAACTACAACCTGTATCTTGTAGCATTTTTACAGATAACTCTCCAGTATAAGCTCCATCATCATAAAATGTAATATTTTGTAAACCCACACCTATGCTTTCTGGCAACTGTGAAATCACTTCTTTTACATAAACACTAGATGGAAAAACAGCAACACTAACTTTTGAAATATCATACTCAACTTCTGAAATACCATAGCAAAGCTCTTTGATACTCTGAGTATTGCCATTCATTTTCCAATTACCCATGATTAACTTTTGCATACTTATCCTATACTAATTTTTGCTTAACTTGTTTAACTAAATACTCTGCTTCTAAAGTAGCCAATTTTTTATCGTTGGCTTCTACCATTACACGTAAAACAGGCTCTGTTCCTGACGGTCTAAGTAAAACCCTACCTCCATCAGCTAACCTATTTTCAACATCTTCAACATCTACAGAAAGTTTGAGTAAATCTTCTTTAGTAATTTTTTTCTCTAATGGTACATTAATTAAAGTCTGCTGCATTAACTTATCTTTTAATTTAAAATGGGAAACCGGCTTATCAATTTGGGAAAAAATAGCTAAAAGCTGTATAGCTGTAAGAAGACCATCTCCAGTAGTACCAAAATTTAAATTAATGACATGCCCAGATGACTCACCACCTATTTTATAATCATACTTCACTAAATCTTCTAAAACATATCTATCACCAACTTTAGAACGAATAAATGGTATGTTAGTTTTTCTATAATAATTCTCATAACTCATATTAGTCATTTGCGTACCAACTATACCGCTGGTACCACCACAAATATCACTATACTGGGATATGATATTTAAAATTCCATCACCATCTATTTCACTGCCGTTTTCATCAACAATTATAATTCTATCGCCATCGCCATCTAAAGCCACGCCAAGGTCTGCTTTATGCTCTAAAACAGCTTTACTTATATTTTCTACGCATGTAGCTCCACAATTAACATTAATATTTACACCATCAGGGTTAGAAGCTATCGAAATATAATCAATACCAAACTTATCAAGTAAAACCTCAAAATTGTGAGATCCTGCACCATTAGCACAATCTATAACAACTTTGCCTTTATATTTAACCAAATCTCCAAAACGCTGGTAACTATCTTCTATATACTCAGCAATAGTGTTTTCTAACATTTTGTAGTTACCAAACTTATATTGAGACTGATATATAAATGAGCTATCTATTTTCTTTTCAACCTCTTCTTCTAAAGAGTCATCTAACTTAAAACCATTAGAAGAGAATAATTTAATACCATTATCTGTAAATTTATTATGGGATGCTGTTATGACAAAACCTGCTGAAGCTTTATGTTTAACAGTCATAAATGCCACCACTGGCGTTGGTACAATACCCAAATCCAAAACATTTATACCAGCTGCATTTAGCCCTGAGACCAAGGCAAACTTTAACAGATTACTAGAGCCACGTGTATCTTGACCGACCATGACAAATTTAGGGTACTCTTTATCATTAATCAAAGATCCTACAGCATTACCTAATTTTTGAACAAATTCTGCTGTGATAGTTGAGTTACCAACCTTTCCCCTAATGCCGTCTGTACCAAAATATTTTGCCATTTTTTAAAACCTTATTTAAAATTCTAATAGTGCTGAAACATTGTACCCATCCAAAACGTCTCTTCCACCCAAACCTTTAAGCTCCATCACAAATATAAGAGCTGCA
Above is a window of Allofrancisella inopinata DNA encoding:
- the glmM gene encoding phosphoglucosamine mutase, which produces MAKYFGTDGIRGKVGNSTITAEFVQKLGNAVGSLINDKEYPKFVMVGQDTRGSSNLLKFALVSGLNAAGINVLDLGIVPTPVVAFMTVKHKASAGFVITASHNKFTDNGIKLFSSNGFKLDDSLEEEVEKKIDSSFIYQSQYKFGNYKMLENTIAEYIEDSYQRFGDLVKYKGKVVIDCANGAGSHNFEVLLDKFGIDYISIASNPDGVNINVNCGATCVENISKAVLEHKADLGVALDGDGDRIIIVDENGSEIDGDGILNIISQYSDICGGTSGIVGTQMTNMSYENYYRKTNIPFIRSKVGDRYVLEDLVKYDYKIGGESSGHVINLNFGTTGDGLLTAIQLLAIFSQIDKPVSHFKLKDKLMQQTLINVPLEKKITKEDLLKLSVDVEDVENRLADGGRVLLRPSGTEPVLRVMVEANDKKLATLEAEYLVKQVKQKLV
- the tpiA gene encoding triose-phosphate isomerase; this encodes MQKLIMGNWKMNGNTQSIKELCYGISEVEYDISKVSVAVFPSSVYVKEVISQLPESIGVGLQNITFYDDGAYTGELSVKMLQDTGCSYVLIGHSERRALFGESDEDVFKKLQKVIDTDVVPVVCMGETLSDREAGILEDVLETQLGLILENFSVKQLEKLVIAYEPVWAIGTGVVASLEQIQQTHKFIRSLLAKVNQDLAKKIKIVYGGSLKAENAKDILSLLDVDGGLIGGASLKASEFNEIISQANKICTE
- the cyoA gene encoding ubiquinol oxidase subunit II — protein: MNWKKCLIILFSILGVLSLSGCKGGIWNPMGVITLQEKKLLIFAVLLMLIVVVPVIILTLWFAWRYREGTNAEYRPNWCHNNLLEVICWGVPFIIILILAIVTWKTTHSLSQYKPLESDKEPVKIEVVALDWKWMFIYPQYDIATINYIEIPKDRPVNFKITSAAPMNSFFIPELGSQIYAMTGMTTQLHILATEEGKYRGFSANYTGKGFAEMQFYTKVTDQDSFDKWVKEVKDGKHKSLTWDYFWKNLVKQSIDDPVTYYSHVDGNLFNDIVMSYMMPNYKPGDMDHMHMHHSMSH
- the secG gene encoding preprotein translocase subunit SecG, whose protein sequence is MYGIILTIDIIAALAVVVLVLLQQGKGANMGVSFGGGASNTVFGSKGAASFLFKMTVFFTAIFFVCCLTLGYLGKSSVTASVATEQSIGSQYDYDQYQKEIGQKSTSSSNASKGEVTN